A stretch of the Actinoalloteichus fjordicus genome encodes the following:
- a CDS encoding DedA family protein codes for MGPLTEALNALAELPQPAVIAATGLLVLAETTIGLGFIAPGETGLLIAATTVRDPWAFAIMCIVVTVCASLGDSIGYLLGKRFGPRIRETKLIRKIGQAHWDRAGELLRKHGVWAVFFARFLPVVRTLTPAAAGASGLVYRRFLPGSIAGAACWSVLHVGIGAGAGASAQFIEARLGRASWILLIALAVLVVLVILLKTRKARKTAGAAATATGSTAADTGDAATSGITPATSGARPEEPMPASAPQDSRPSETARRPDDAATADTPKTSQPAGSDARDPEEPASLDPVS; via the coding sequence GTGGGTCCGCTCACGGAAGCTCTGAATGCGCTGGCGGAGCTTCCGCAGCCCGCAGTGATAGCGGCGACCGGGCTTCTCGTGCTCGCTGAGACGACGATCGGCCTCGGGTTCATCGCACCCGGCGAGACCGGACTGCTCATCGCGGCCACCACGGTCCGTGACCCGTGGGCCTTCGCGATCATGTGCATCGTCGTGACCGTGTGTGCCTCCCTCGGCGACTCGATCGGCTATCTGCTCGGCAAGCGATTCGGCCCGAGGATTCGAGAGACGAAGCTGATCCGCAAGATCGGGCAGGCGCACTGGGATCGGGCGGGCGAGCTGTTGCGCAAGCACGGCGTCTGGGCGGTGTTCTTCGCCCGATTCCTCCCGGTGGTGCGCACCCTGACGCCCGCCGCCGCAGGCGCCTCCGGGCTGGTCTATCGCCGGTTCCTGCCCGGCTCGATCGCGGGCGCGGCGTGCTGGTCGGTCCTGCACGTCGGCATCGGCGCGGGCGCGGGCGCCTCCGCGCAGTTCATCGAGGCCCGGCTCGGTCGGGCCAGTTGGATTCTGCTGATCGCCCTCGCGGTCCTGGTGGTCCTGGTGATCCTGCTCAAGACCAGGAAGGCCAGGAAGACCGCGGGCGCGGCGGCCACCGCCACGGGTTCGACGGCGGCGGACACCGGCGACGCGGCGACCTCGGGTATCACTCCCGCGACGAGCGGTGCTCGGCCGGAGGAGCCGATGCCTGCGAGTGCTCCGCAGGACTCCCGGCCCTCGGAGACCGCCCGTCGCCCGGACGACGCTGCGACGGCAGACACCCCGAAGACGTCTCAGCCCGCCGGGTCCGACGCGCGGGACCCGGAGGAGCCGGCCTCGCTGGACCCGGTGTCCTGA